The Eremothecium gossypii ATCC 10895 chromosome IV, complete sequence genome contains a region encoding:
- the RMT2 gene encoding protein-arginine N5-methyltransferase (Syntenic homolog of Saccharomyces cerevisiae YDR465C (RMT2)): MSLLHHLVTLPSRPITRDAYLPQLQNLLRSGIPATYTLEQLAAYEKGDEEGPGDEDTNTTPLHIMARSLPEAGQLSEAESEVVLEIMDTLFQYGAGWNFLDYEQKHAGDLLLEKGYGPGDALYERLVEAGVAAELLLRKVNGGEIEFLDGSDTEMGDKGGSARDVPASADSAPADSAGHSSSEPTAVDADATAAHQDTYLQTELEYIPGALVTKHNRDGVMMDWETDIMRVAAASIVKNREPAECQVLNIGFGMGIIDGFLQEQRPTRHYICEAHPDVLARMRREGWYERPDVVILEGRWQDTLSRLLDDGTVFFDGIYYDTFSEHYTDMLELYDLVVGLIKPCGIFSFFNGLGADRQVCYDVYRRIVELDMATYGMTCEYTTIDLRQLPTWDNVRRSYFNCDHYYHPEISFQ, translated from the coding sequence atgtcgctgctgcaccaCTTAGTCACACTGCCCTCGCGGCCTATCACGCGTGATGCGTACCTGCCACAGTTACAAAATCTGCTGCGGTCCGGTATACCGGCCACATACACGCTGGAACAGCTGGCAGCATACGAGAAGGGAGACGAGGAAGGGCCTGGCGATGAGGACACCAACACGACGCCATTGCACATCATGGCGAGGTCGCTTCCAGAGGCAGGGCAGCTGTCCGAGGCAGAGAGCGAGGTGGTACTGGAAATAATGGATACCCTCTTCCAGTATGGCGCTGGCTGGAACTTCCTGGACTACGAGCAAAAACATGCGGGTGACCTCCTCCTGGAGAAGGGATATGGCCCGGGCGACGCCCTATATGAGCGCCTGGTGGAGGCAGGGGTGGCAGctgagctgctgctgcgcaaggTGAATGGCGGCGAAATAGAATTTTTGGATGGGTCTGATACCGAGATGGGCGACAAGGGCGGCTCTGCGCGCGACGTCCCGGCATCCGCCGACAGCGCGCCAGCCGACAGCGCAGGGCACAGCAGTTCGGAGCCCACTGCCGTGGACGCAGATGCCACCGCTGCGCACCAGGACACCTACCTACAGACGGAACTCGAGTACATCCCCGGCGCGCTTGTCACCAAGCACAACCGCGACGGCGTGATGATGGACTGGGAGACTGACATCATgcgcgtcgccgccgcgtcgATCGTCAAGAACCGCGAGCCGGCCGAGTGCCAGGTGCTCAACATCGGCTTTGGCATGGGCATCATCGACGGCTTCCTGCAGGAGCAAAGGCCCACCCGCCACTACATCTGCGAGGCCCACCCCGACGTCCTGGCACGCATGCGCCGCGAGGGCTGGTACGAGCGCCCTGATGTCGTCATTCTCGAGGGCCGCTGGCAGGATACCCTGTCCCGCCTGCTGGACGACGGCACCGTCTTTTTCGACGGCATATACTACGATACCTTCAGCGAGCACTACACAGACATGCTCGAGCTGTACGACCTGGTCGTGGGGCTCATCAAACCGTGCGGCATTTTCTCGTTTTTCAATGGGCTTGGCGCAGATCGCCAGGTCTGCTACGACGTATACCGCCGCATTGTCGAGCTCGACATGGCGACCTATGGCATGACTTGCGAGTACACCACGATCGACTTGCGCCAGCTGCCCACGTGGGACAACGTCCGCCGTTCCTATTTTAATTGCGATCACTACTACCACCCAGAGATCTCCTTCCAGTGA
- the CCE1 gene encoding cruciform cutting endonuclease (Syntenic homolog of Saccharomyces cerevisiae YKL011C (CCE1)), translating to MVLWAAPESKVAAMLSSSEAAVSASFQLATHGGDSEGWGSASSTDKYKSSTGICLVGWCFVSTVTLALGWSAKTGATSVRVRRGKLRAWQQQRMGAGVLERCWERADARTLRAAALMLGAAYGSKKADARAQLAMQVARLRRLRDVRLRRGRVALLAVDPGLVNFAYAQLYVGTGAPVVVAWDKLDLRISAASAAEAPEAMGEMVRGVVGRLLAHEPDFVAIERQRARNPGSSAVAGAVLRTNLLEHGLHAVLPPLAALRGMPEPLVAASLPRRMADFWCGSGAERAADSKRLRILLARALLREAAVAASPGMLALGPALAAARDADVGSSRAFSIHRALGLPAAPVRDLPVAPAKDDDLADALLHALAWATWLEVYEQLEAFAAARGSASGDALVGYLHELVAGHYARTASLLRGSPQPATAA from the coding sequence ATGGTCCTGTGGGCGGCGCCGGAGTCCAAAGTAGCGGCCATGCTTTCGAGTTCTGAGGCTGCTGTGTCGGCGTCGTTTCAGTTAGCAACTCACGGTGGTGATTCGGAGGGATGGGGATCAGCGAGCAGCACGGACAAATATAAGAGCAGCACGGGCATTTGTCTAGTCGGCTGGTGTTTTGTGTCCACCGTGACGCTGGCGCTGGGCTGGAGTGCAAAAACCGGAGCCACAAGCGTGCGCGTCCGACGGGGAAAGCTGCGAGCGTGGCAGCAGCAGAGAATGGGTGCGGGAGTGCTAGAGCGGTGCTGGGAGCGCGCGGACGCGCGCAcgctgcgcgcggccgcgctgATGCTGGGCGCGGCATACGGAAGCAAGAAGGCAGACGCGCGGGCGCAGCTGGCGATGCAGGtggcgcggctgcgccgcctgcgtgacgtgcggctgcgccgcgggcgcgtcgcgctgctggcggtAGACCCCGGTCTGGTGAACTTCGCGTACGCACAGCTGTACGTGGGTACGGGCGCGCCGGTCGTGGTCGCGTGGGACAAGCTGGACCTACGCATCTCGGCAGCGAGCGCCGCGGAAGCGCCAGAGGCGATGGGCGAGATGGTGCGCGGCGTGGTcgggcggctgctggcgcaCGAGCCGGACTTTGTGGCGATTGagcgccagcgcgcgcggaatcccggcagcagcgccgtGGCCGGGGCGGTGTTGCGCACGAATCTGCTCGAGCACGGGCTGCACGCGGTGCTCCCGCCGCTggccgcgctgcgcggcaTGCCGGAGCCGCTGGTTGCGGCGTCGCTGCCGCGGCGGATGGCGGACTTCTGGTGTGGGTCGGGCGCGGAGCGCGCAGCGGACTCCAAGCGGCTGCGCATCCTGCtggcgcgggcgctgctgcgcgaggcCGCGGTGGCCGCGTCCCCCGGCATGCTCGCCCTCGGCccggcgctggcggccgcgcgcgacgcGGACGTCGGCTCGTCTAGGGCGTTCAGCATCCACCGCGCGCTAGGACTAccggcggcgccggtgCGAGATCTGCCAGTGGCGCCGGCCAAGGATGATGATCTCGCCGACGCGCTCTTGCACGCACTCGCATGGGCTACGTGGCTCGAGGTTTACGAGCAGCTCGAGGCGTTtgccgcagcgcgcggctCCGCGTCCGGGGATGCGTTGGTGGGCTATCTGCACGAACTGGTAGCCGGCCACTACGCGCGCACGGCCTCGCTGCTGCGTGGGAGCCCGCAGCCGGCCACAGCTGCATAG
- the SOD2 gene encoding superoxide dismutase SOD2 (Syntenic homolog of Saccharomyces cerevisiae YHR008C (SOD2)), producing MYAARTALRKSGSALSAAAYAKRTKVTLPDLDWDFGALEPHISGKINELHYTKHHQTYVNGLNSALEQFHELSARVDQDSRVAAQLTALQQNIKFHGGGYRNHCLFWKNLAPASQGGGEPPTGALARQIETQFGSLEKLQALTNGKLAGIQGSGWAFLVKNTDNGGQLELVQTYNQDTVSGPYVPLLAIDAWEHAYYLQYQNRKADYFSAIWNVINWKEAARRFDAA from the coding sequence ATGTACGCCGCAAGAACAGCCCTCCGTAAGTCAGGGTCCGCCCTGTCCGCCGCCGCATATGCAAAGCGTACCAAGGTGACTTTGCCAGACCTCGACTGGGATTTCGGTGCTCTTGAGCCACACATCTCCGGGAAAATCAACGAACTGCACTACACCAAGCACCACCAGACGTACGTCAACGGCCTGAACTCTGCGCTGGAGCAGTTCCACGAGCTCTCCGCGCGTGTGGACCAGGACTCGCGCGTAGCCGCGCAGCTCACCGCCTTGCAGCAGAACATCAAGTTCCACGGCGGCGGCTACCGCAACCACTGTTTGTTTTGGAAGAACCTAGCACCAGCGTCGCAGGGCGGTGGTGAGCCACCCACCGGCGCTCTGGCTCGCCAGATCGAGACACAGTTCGGATCTCTGGAGAAGCTCCAGGCGCTCACGAACGGGAAGCTGGCCGGCATCCAGGGTTCCGGCTGGGCTTTCTTGGTCAAGAACACCGACAATGGTGGCCAGTTGGAGCTCGTGCAGACTTACAACCAGGACACTGTTTCCGGGCCCTACGTGCCATTGCTCGCTATCGATGCCTGGGAGCACGCCTACTACCTACAGTACCAGAACCGGAAGGCGGACTACTTCTCTGCCATCTGGAACGTGATCAACTGGAAGGAGGCAGCCCGTAGATTCGATGCGGCCTGA
- the SEC11 gene encoding signal peptidase complex catalytic subunit SEC11 (Syntenic homolog of Saccharomyces cerevisiae YIR022W (SEC11)), giving the protein MNIRQQLTKFLGLFLTLASAFMFWKGLSVVTNSHSPIVVVLSGSMEPAFQRGDILFLWNRERFNKVGDVIVYEVDAKSIPIVHRVVREHRDKNGRQLLLTKGDNNAADDIALYGRKQSYLRRDKDIVGTVKGYLPKLGYVTILVSENQYAKFALMGMLALSSLLGSE; this is encoded by the coding sequence ATGAATATACGGCAGCAGCTCACCAAATTCCTTGGCCTATTTCTCACCCTTGCTAGCGCGTTTATGTTCTGGAAGGGCCTCTCGGTCGTCACCAACTCCCACTCGCCAATTGTGGTGGTCCTCTCGGGGTCCATGGAGCCTGCCTTCCAAAGGGGGGACATCCTATTCCTGTGGAACCGCGAGAGGTTCAATAAGGTGGGCGACGTGATAGTCTACGAAGTGGACGCCAAGAGCATCCCTATCGTCCACCGGGTGGTTCGCGAACACCGCGACAAGAACGGCCGGCAACTATTGTTAACCAAGGGCGACAACAACGCAGCAGATGACATTGCGCTTTACGGTCGGAAGCAGAGCTACCTGCGGCGGGACAAGGACATTGTCGGGACCGTGAAGGGCTACCTCCCCAAGCTGGGGTACGTCACCATCCTGGTAAGTGAAAATCAGTACGCAAAGTTTGCGCTGATGGGCATGCTGGCGTTGAGCTCGTTGCTGGGTAGCGAATGA
- the CAB3 gene encoding phosphopantothenoylcysteine decarboxylase complex subunit CAB3 (Syntenic homolog of Saccharomyces cerevisiae YKL088W (CAB3)), giving the protein MGESSTAEATKGGGGGVGGSGSRTGDQPISILNNRSNSVKRATHKHGGGGPQVAVAGGMGVGGTTAAVDARAAVGRATAVSERSLRGSPVRDGGSVGSAAARAFAEPVSAELLEQRIRLVTNGLDLSPDSSLVGSVSSLNSPLSVSKASAGVAAVSFTVPGGTEKISHRGSISTRPGAKGEADSDTSTNSSRQNSLVHMPGDFIYFDSSFHIPLTPVSPHQTSSTSSLGRKYSQHHSNKAVIGEETGPQVPFTKFFQKQDDEKIHILIGATGSVATLKVPLIIDKLFKIYTSDKVSIQLIVTQRAEHFLKGLKISKDVKLWRDEDEWFGFKRLGDPVLHVELRKWADIFLVAPLSANTLAKVANGICDNLLTSVLRVWNPSTPVLVAPAMNTFMYTHPVTKKHLLMLQEDAPYVQILKPVEKVLVCGDIGMGGMREWIEIVEILVKSISKIRGAAAVGLQENEEEEETAGNYDDDDDDDERHPGDAETDETDDSAVSDEEDDEGDDATGSVQAHRAGAESKPPSGISPSV; this is encoded by the coding sequence ATGGGAGAGTCTTCGACAGCAGAGGCGACGaagggcggcggcggcggtgtCGGGGGGAGCGGGAGCCGGACGGGGGACCAACCAATATCGATCCTGAACAACCGGTCCAACAGCGTGAAGCGGGCCACGCATAAGCACGGAGGCGGCGGGCCGCAGGTAGCGGTGGCAGGCGGGATGGGCGTGGGCGGCACGACAGCGGCGGTGGATgcgcgggcggcggtggGGCGGGCGACGGCGGTGTCGGAGCGGTCGCTGCGAGGGTCGCCGGTGAGAGATGGCGGCAGCGTGGGCtcggcggccgcgcgggcGTTTGCGGAGCCGGTGAgcgcggagctgctggagcagcgAATCCGGCTGGTGACGAACGGGCTGGATCTGTCGCCGGACTCGTCACTGGTGGGCAGCGTGTCGAGCCTGAACTCGCCGCTGTCGGTGTCGAAGGCGTCGGCGGGCGTTGCGGCGGTGTCGTTCACGGTGCCGGGCGGCACGGAGAAGATCTCGCACCGCGGCTCCATCTCGACGCGGCCGGGGGCGAAGGGCGAGGCAGACAGCGATACCTCGACGAACTCGTCGCGGCAGAACTCGCTAGTGCACATGCCGGGTGACTTCATCTACTTCGACTCGTCGTTCCACATCCCGCTGACGCCGGTGTCGCCGCACCAGACGAGCTCGACGTCATCGCTGGGGCGCAAGTACAGCCAGCACCATAGCAACAAGGCGGTGATCGGGGAGGAGACAGGGCCGCAGGTGCCGTTCACGAAGTTTTTCCAGAAGCAGGATGACGAGAAGATCCACATTCTGATCGGCGCGACGGGGTCTGTGGCGACGCTGAAGGTGCCGCTGATCATAGACAAGCTGTTCAAGATATACACGTCCGACAAAGTGTCTATCCAGCTGATCGTGACGCAGCGCGCGGAGCACTTCCTGAAGGGGCTGAAGATCAGCAAGGACGTCAAGCTGTGGCGAGACGAGGACGAGTGGTTCGGGTTCAAGCGGCTCGGCGACCCAGTCCTGCATGTGGAGCTGCGCAAGTGGGCAGACATCTTCCTAGTCGCGCCGCTCTCGGCCAACACACTGGCAAAGGTGGCGAACGGCATCTGCGACAACCTGCTCACCTCAGTGCTCCGGGTGTGGAACCCGTCCACGCCGGTGCTGGTGGCCCCCGCCATGAACACCTTCATGTACACACATCCTGTCACCAAGAAGCACCTCCTGATGCTGCAGGAAGACGCCCCCTACGTGCAAATTTTGAAGCCGGTAGAAAAGGTGCTGGTGTGCGGCGACATCGGGATGGGTGGAATGCGCGAATGGATAGAGATCGTGGAGATACTTGTCAAAAGCATTTCGAAGATACGGGGAGCCGCTGCAGTCGGCCTCCAGGAAAACGAAGAGGAGGAAGAAACCGCCGGCAACtacgacgacgacgacgacgacgatgagAGGCATCCAGGCGACGCGGAGACCGACGAGACCGACGACAGCGCCGTCTccgacgaggaggacgacgaAGGAGACGACGCTACAGGATCCGTACAGGCACATCGCGCAGGCGCAGAAAGCAAGCCACCATCCGGTATTTCGCCTAGCGTGTAA
- the PRP40 gene encoding snoRNA-splicing protein PRP40 (Syntenic homolog of Saccharomyces cerevisiae YKL012W (PRP40)), which translates to MSDWKEAQDSTGRVYYYNSKGETSWNKPNDTPVELEPRLEECGWKVATTEDGNVYYYNRETGESRWEKPELEPAEEVPREEDERAPEEEKNEPSAAEEPGVRIELLLNSNQKYHNQSRVLNVTVEKDMQAAERLFLRMLKEHQVDSTWSFNRIISELSCQDPRYWCVDDDPLWKQTTFEKYLTTRTEDQLLKEHTAVSKFKDAFLAMLRERNDIHYYTRWPTVRRLIANEPIYKHSVMSEKVKRETFQEYVSQLAEEHKKNYTKTRTAALEELRQYLRSIITDRNNLLTWAELEKQYLFTNARFVANKHFETLEKVDILREYIEIVTKIISDYDSEIDALSRVNYTSDRIARDAFKELLSEHKASIRYNTSWNSIYQLIKNDPRFLNTLGRSGSSALDLFLDQVEEHRLTISAHRSVAQQILIDENFQWNDKEPLANREKILALIREKDQFKNIDPQDLDPIPEELIKTRQKKLEEDQLRLAQLEEQRKQYFTLLLLRVFRQRDTMPPWEDARERIKHYPEFQSMAAEESVMKEVYEQFCREGPALPLNTPGLPPSRKRPLASTVELDY; encoded by the coding sequence ATGAGTGATTGGAAGGAGGCACAGGACTCCACGGGGCGTGTTTACTACTATAATTCGAAGGGGGAAACGTCATGGAATAAGCCCAACGACACGCCAGTTGAGCTGGAACCGCGACTCGAAGAATGTGGCTGGAAAGTGGCAACGACGGAGGACGGTAACGTGTACTATTACAACAGGGAAACTGGCGAAAGCAGGTGGGAGAAGCCGGAGTTGGAGCCAGCCGAGGAGGTGCCCCGGGAAGAGGACGAGCGCGcgccggaggaggagaagaaCGAGCCGTCCGCTGCTGAGGAGCCCGGGGTCCGGatcgagctgctgctcaacTCAAACCAGAAGTACCACAATCAGTCCCGAGTGCTGAATGTGACGGTGGAGAAGGACATGCAGGCAGCAGAGCGGCTATTTCTGCGAATGCTGAAAGAGCACCAGGTGGATTCCACCTGGTCTTTCAACAGGATCATCTCAGAGCTGAGCTGCCAGGACCCCCGCTACTGGTGCGTGGACGACGATCCACTGTGGAAGCAAACCACATTTGAGAAGTACTTGACCACTCGGACGGAGGATCAGCTGCTCAAGGAGCACACAGCGGTAAGTAAGTTTAAGGATGCGTTTCTTGCGATGCTGCGAGAGCGGAACGACATACACTATTATACCCGGTGGCCGACAGTGCGACGCCTGATTGCAAATGAGCCGATTTATAAGCATTCTGTGATGAGCGAGAAAGTAAAACGAGAGACTTTCCAGGAATATGTCTCTCAGTTGGCTGAAGAACACAAGAAAAACTATACCAAGACACGCACCGCGGCGCTGGAAGAGCTGCGGCAATACCTAAGGAGCATCATCACGGACCGGAACAATCTTCTGACATGGGCGGAGTTGGAGAAGCAGTATCTGTTCACCAATGCCCGTTTTGTTGCAAACAAACACTTTGAGACCCTTGAGAAAGTTGATATCTTGCGCGAGTATATCGAGATCGTTACGAAAATCATATCGGATTACGATTCCGAGATTGATGCGCTGTCGCGCGTGAACTACACCAGCGACCGTATTGCGCGTGACGCATTCAAGGAGCTTCTGAGCGAGCATAAGGCGTCCATACGCTACAACACCTCCTGGAACAGCATATACCAACTTATAAAAAACGACCCGCGCTTCTTGAACACACTGGGCCGCAGCGGCTCCAGTGCGCTGGATCTATTCCTGGACCAGGTGGAGGAACATCGCTTGACCATCAGTGCGCATCGCTCGGTCGCGCAGCAGATTCTGATAGATGAGAACTTCCAGTGGAACGACAAAGAGCCGCTCGCCAACCGCGAAAAGATCCTGGCCCTAATTCGGGAAAAGGACCAATTCAAGAACATTGATCCGCAGGACCTTGACCCGATCCCCGAGGAGCTGATCAAAACTCGCcagaagaagctggaggaggacCAGCTGCGCCTGGCGCAGCTCGAAGAGCAGCGGAAGCAGTACTTCAccctgctgctcctgcgTGTCTTCCGCCAGCGTGACACCATGCCCCCGTGGGAAGATGCGCGAGAGCGTATCAAGCACTACCCGGAGTTCCAGTCAATGGCTGCCGAGGAATCTGTAATGAAGGAGGTGTACGAGCAATTTTGCCGCGAGGGACCCGCTCTTCCGTTGAACACGCCGGGCCTGCCGCCGTCCCGGAAGCGGCCGTTGGCATCCACAGTGGAGCTCGATTATTGA